A genomic segment from bacterium HR17 encodes:
- the glrR gene encoding Transcriptional regulatory protein GlrR gives MPKARILVVEDEAAQRQLYCEELTAAGYEAIGAQSAEEAEETLSRERVDLVVLDLNMPGVSGLELLPRIHELHPGLPIIIHTAYGSYRDDFLSWLADVFLVKSPDTGNLVEAVEELLSRQRGVASGA, from the coding sequence ATGCCGAAGGCGCGCATCTTGGTCGTTGAGGATGAAGCCGCACAGCGACAATTGTATTGCGAGGAGTTGACGGCGGCGGGGTATGAGGCTATCGGTGCCCAGAGCGCAGAAGAAGCCGAGGAAACGCTCAGCCGTGAACGCGTGGACTTGGTCGTGCTGGACTTGAATATGCCAGGCGTTTCCGGATTGGAGTTACTGCCGCGCATTCACGAACTGCATCCGGGCTTACCCATCATCATCCACACCGCCTACGGCAGTTACCGTGACGATTTTTTGAGTTGGCTGGCAGATGTTTTTTTGGTCAAATCGCCCGACACGGGCAACTTGGTAGAAGCCGTTGAGGAGTTGTTGTCGCGCCAACGCGGGGTGGCGTCAGGGGCGTGA
- the zraS_1 gene encoding Sensor protein ZraS — protein sequence MATQMQHDAASIAARATDKWLNALCADDSVKVLRVRWETMRSALQQVIETLLDTLADDGWQQAVYQPLKTLQFLADQLNLPLPETLTAFLRLRPVLVEALTERLGDAQSARDRVTAVWDEGIVRLVTARQHLSQIALEAAHRKYLALFEQASDAFLLIRMDEKGTIVEANEAAAKLTGYDRAALIGASALTLAPDDDRLTYARALQRLRRDGQVRLPSVPLLRRDGTRVQVDLSGSLLRFNGETYALCAARNITEQAKMQEELERVIAERTQELQAALERERHRAAQLAVLADIAAHALVATDLAALYQAAVNAVHRYLHLYNAAVFVVDAERGELELAACRGAYETVWTRGHRQRIETGVLGWVARTGDPVVVNEVSQDPRYFRATPQEAATQAELVVPIKVEGVVIGVVDLQSDRPNDFDDDDLHMAQAVADQLAHAVQALQNFQRVRLLQELNEQIVRSLPDAVALLNERGEVIAANDLFCQGLCAQPSERALGRLWHEVLPSDFLHACTASGVNLAAAIDAALKRGEPAFFAEIPHRDTWWDLRVIPAHSGQSCRVTLYLRDASLRVRRIYQLETLLAIGQAMESTIDLHPLLHAILTAATAGPGLGFNRAILFLVDKEAQMLRVAMAVGALTAEEAYATWARLAAERKTLWDFLREYPGDTAVRQAPLMQRVHDLVVRLDEDNLLTLCLRRHEPLRIANPRGELRLPERLRQVLSDSDAICVPLVAQEEPLGLIVADNAFSRHPITEEAERLLRLFASSASIALRNAQLIAQLKDALRREQAMREQLVHSERLAAIGELAAKVAHDLRSPLVTIGGYARQLERHPSDPERVMRNAQIIVDEVERLERQLRDLLDFAKPSPPKPQRCALTELVQRLVEVHRPSMEAGRVRVVAELSDDPCWVLADEMQIERLLMNLWRNAVEAMPDGGVLTVKVWRDGAQVRLRIKDTGVGISPEALPHIFKPFYTTKHGGTGLGLAIAQKIVAEHSGTLEIHSEVGVGTTVDIALPAAPA from the coding sequence ATGGCTACGCAAATGCAGCACGATGCCGCATCAATAGCAGCGCGTGCGACGGACAAGTGGCTGAACGCGCTCTGTGCCGACGACAGCGTCAAGGTGTTGCGGGTGCGTTGGGAGACGATGCGGTCTGCGCTGCAGCAAGTTATTGAAACGCTGTTGGACACACTCGCAGACGATGGCTGGCAGCAAGCCGTCTATCAGCCGTTAAAAACTTTGCAGTTTTTGGCAGACCAACTCAATCTGCCGTTACCGGAAACGCTCACCGCCTTTTTGCGGTTACGCCCCGTTCTGGTTGAAGCGTTGACGGAACGGTTGGGCGATGCGCAATCCGCCCGCGACCGCGTGACCGCCGTGTGGGACGAGGGCATCGTCCGCTTGGTCACGGCGCGGCAGCACCTGAGTCAAATCGCCTTGGAAGCTGCCCACCGCAAATACTTGGCGTTGTTTGAACAAGCATCGGACGCTTTCTTGCTCATCCGCATGGACGAGAAGGGCACCATCGTGGAAGCCAACGAGGCAGCCGCCAAGTTGACCGGCTACGACCGCGCGGCGTTGATCGGCGCATCGGCGCTGACCCTTGCCCCTGACGACGACCGCCTGACCTACGCCCGCGCCTTGCAAAGGCTGCGGCGGGACGGGCAAGTGCGGCTGCCGTCCGTCCCGCTGCTGCGGCGCGACGGGACTCGCGTTCAGGTGGACTTAAGCGGCTCGCTTTTGCGGTTCAACGGTGAAACTTATGCCCTCTGTGCCGCCCGCAACATCACCGAGCAAGCGAAGATGCAGGAGGAACTGGAACGGGTGATCGCGGAGCGAACGCAGGAGTTGCAAGCGGCGTTGGAGCGGGAGCGGCACCGGGCGGCGCAACTGGCGGTCCTCGCTGACATCGCCGCCCACGCGTTGGTGGCGACGGATTTGGCAGCCTTGTATCAAGCGGCGGTCAACGCGGTGCACCGCTACCTTCACCTTTACAATGCAGCGGTGTTTGTCGTGGACGCCGAGCGGGGCGAATTGGAGTTGGCGGCGTGTCGTGGGGCTTACGAAACGGTATGGACAAGGGGACACCGACAACGGATAGAGACCGGCGTGTTGGGTTGGGTTGCCCGCACCGGTGACCCCGTCGTTGTCAACGAGGTGAGCCAAGACCCCCGCTACTTCCGTGCAACCCCTCAGGAAGCGGCGACGCAAGCGGAACTGGTTGTCCCCATCAAAGTGGAAGGTGTCGTCATCGGCGTCGTTGACCTGCAGTCGGACCGCCCTAACGACTTTGACGACGACGACCTGCACATGGCGCAAGCGGTCGCTGACCAATTGGCACACGCTGTGCAAGCCTTGCAAAACTTCCAGCGGGTGCGCCTGCTGCAAGAGTTGAACGAGCAAATTGTCCGCAGCCTGCCCGACGCTGTCGCGTTGCTGAACGAACGGGGCGAAGTTATCGCCGCAAACGACCTGTTTTGTCAAGGTCTGTGCGCCCAGCCGTCGGAGCGGGCTTTAGGGCGTTTGTGGCACGAAGTGCTGCCAAGCGATTTCCTGCACGCTTGCACGGCTAGCGGTGTGAACTTAGCGGCAGCCATAGACGCTGCGTTGAAGCGGGGTGAGCCCGCATTTTTCGCGGAGATTCCGCACCGCGATACATGGTGGGACTTGCGGGTGATCCCTGCGCACAGCGGGCAATCGTGTCGGGTCACGCTTTACTTGCGGGACGCATCGCTGCGCGTTCGGCGCATCTACCAACTGGAAACGCTGTTAGCCATCGGGCAAGCGATGGAGAGCACGATTGACCTGCACCCGCTCCTGCACGCCATCTTGACGGCAGCGACGGCGGGACCGGGGTTGGGTTTCAACCGTGCCATTTTGTTCCTCGTAGACAAGGAAGCGCAAATGTTGCGCGTTGCGATGGCGGTCGGTGCGTTGACCGCTGAAGAGGCTTACGCCACTTGGGCGCGTTTGGCGGCGGAGCGCAAAACGCTCTGGGATTTTTTGCGAGAATACCCAGGCGATACCGCTGTCCGTCAAGCGCCGTTGATGCAGCGCGTCCATGACCTCGTCGTTCGGTTGGACGAGGACAATCTGCTCACGCTTTGTCTGCGTCGGCATGAGCCGTTGCGTATCGCCAATCCCCGCGGCGAACTGCGCTTACCTGAACGATTGCGGCAAGTCCTCAGCGACAGCGACGCTATCTGTGTCCCGCTAGTTGCCCAGGAGGAACCGTTGGGACTGATCGTCGCCGACAACGCTTTCAGTCGCCATCCCATCACCGAAGAGGCGGAACGGTTGTTGCGATTGTTTGCTTCGTCGGCGAGCATCGCGTTGCGCAACGCCCAACTGATCGCGCAATTGAAAGACGCACTGCGGCGTGAACAAGCGATGCGGGAGCAATTGGTGCATTCGGAACGATTGGCTGCCATCGGGGAATTAGCGGCGAAAGTTGCCCACGATTTGCGGTCGCCGTTGGTGACGATCGGCGGTTACGCCCGCCAACTGGAACGCCATCCGAGCGACCCTGAACGGGTGATGCGCAACGCCCAAATCATCGTGGACGAAGTGGAACGGTTGGAACGGCAATTGCGCGACTTGCTGGATTTTGCCAAGCCGTCGCCGCCAAAACCGCAACGCTGTGCCCTGACGGAACTCGTGCAGCGGCTCGTGGAAGTGCACCGCCCCAGCATGGAGGCGGGGCGGGTGCGAGTGGTCGCGGAGCTTTCCGACGACCCTTGTTGGGTTTTGGCAGATGAGATGCAAATAGAACGGTTGCTGATGAACTTATGGCGCAACGCGGTGGAAGCTATGCCCGACGGCGGTGTCTTGACCGTGAAAGTCTGGCGGGACGGAGCGCAAGTGCGGTTGCGCATCAAGGATACCGGCGTCGGTATCTCCCCTGAGGCTTTGCCGCATATTTTCAAGCCCTTTTATACGACCAAGCACGGCGGCACCGGGTTGGGCTTGGCCATCGCGCAAAAGATCGTCGCCGAGCACAGCGGCACTTTGGAAATCCACAGCGAGGTGGGCGTCGGCACGACGGTGGATATTGCGCTGCCTGCCGCGCCGGCGTAA
- the galT_2 gene encoding Galactose-1-phosphate uridylyltransferase produces MSELRKDPIVQRWVIIAAERGHRPSDFHTDAPVVEVSPRACPLCPGNEDRTPPEVFAVRPDGSRPDTVGWLVRVVPNKFPAVSQDGDLRRRGLGLFDLMNGVGVHEVVIETPDHTCDWDTLPTQHLTLVFQTYQARLRALCRDERFRYILVFRNYGVQAGASLSHPHSQVIALPIVPQLPKEELNTARQYYLSKERCIFCDLIFQEQELQKRVVCESDHIVALSPFAARFPYEVHLFPKQHSHDFAGADDTVLTDLAKTVHRLLRAVKRLMGNPAYNFVLHTAPNPVPRPGRPDFWGTLPHDYHWHLEFIPRLTRVAGFEWGTGFYINPVAPEAAAETLRNVLAEIVEERVLDAPR; encoded by the coding sequence ATGTCAGAGTTGCGGAAAGACCCCATCGTGCAGCGATGGGTCATTATCGCCGCGGAGCGTGGACATCGTCCGTCGGATTTCCACACGGACGCTCCGGTTGTGGAAGTCAGCCCCAGAGCGTGCCCGTTATGCCCTGGCAATGAAGACCGCACCCCGCCGGAAGTGTTCGCCGTTCGCCCTGACGGTTCCCGTCCTGACACTGTCGGTTGGTTGGTGCGGGTCGTGCCCAACAAGTTTCCCGCTGTCAGTCAGGACGGTGATTTGCGTCGGCGCGGTTTGGGCTTATTTGATTTGATGAACGGCGTCGGAGTGCATGAGGTCGTCATTGAAACGCCTGACCATACCTGCGATTGGGACACTTTGCCCACGCAGCATTTGACATTGGTTTTTCAGACCTACCAAGCCCGTTTACGGGCGTTGTGCCGCGACGAACGGTTTCGTTACATCCTCGTCTTTCGCAATTACGGCGTGCAAGCCGGTGCGTCCCTGTCGCACCCGCACTCACAGGTGATCGCCCTGCCGATCGTCCCTCAGTTGCCCAAGGAGGAATTGAACACCGCCCGCCAATACTACTTGAGCAAGGAGCGGTGTATCTTCTGCGACCTCATCTTTCAAGAGCAGGAGTTGCAAAAGCGGGTCGTCTGTGAAAGCGACCACATCGTTGCCCTTTCGCCCTTCGCCGCTCGGTTCCCCTACGAGGTGCATCTGTTCCCGAAGCAGCACAGCCACGATTTTGCCGGCGCCGACGACACTGTATTGACAGATTTGGCGAAAACGGTGCATCGGTTGCTGCGAGCGGTGAAGCGGTTGATGGGCAATCCGGCTTACAACTTCGTCCTGCACACAGCGCCCAACCCGGTGCCGCGTCCGGGGCGCCCCGATTTTTGGGGCACGCTGCCCCATGACTACCATTGGCACTTGGAGTTCATCCCGCGTTTGACGCGGGTCGCCGGTTTTGAATGGGGCACAGGGTTTTACATCAACCCCGTCGCGCCGGAAGCCGCTGCGGAAACGCTGCGCAATGTCCTCGCCGAAATCGTGGAAGAAAGGGTTTTGGACGCACCGAGGTGA
- the trpE gene encoding Anthranilate synthase component 1, translating to MVQPSKSEFVSLARKGNLVPVWRDILADLETPVSAFLKLAQGDFAFLLESVEGGEHVARHSFLGTQPLLLFRSKGDTVLIERGGSLQVYRLRPGEDPLHVLKRTMQQFRFVAVPDLPRFCGGFVGYIGYDMVRFFERLPDQTVDDLQLPDCYLMLADTLVIFDHLKRKMRVLVNALVDGDPAKAYDAAVDRIESLIHRLRTISINAFTVPRLASPVSRPVISNFTPEGFCGVVERAKDYIAAGDIIQVVLSQRFQTQVSAAPFDIYRALRSVNPSPYMFCLSFGDLKLIGSSPEILVSCFGTKVITRPLAGTRPRGQTPEEDEALERELLNDPKERAEHIMLVDLGRNDLGRVCKIGTVRTTELMRVERYSHVMHIYSTVEGELDTRRYDAFDALRATFPAGTVTGAPKIRAMEIIEELEPTKRGPYAGSVGYFSFNGNMDMAITIRTIVLKGDTAFVQAGAGIVADSVPEREFQETVNKAKAMMAAIELAEKGLE from the coding sequence ATGGTGCAGCCGAGCAAAAGCGAGTTCGTCAGTTTGGCGCGAAAGGGCAACCTCGTGCCCGTGTGGCGGGACATCCTTGCCGACTTAGAGACACCCGTCTCCGCCTTTTTGAAACTAGCGCAGGGAGATTTCGCGTTCTTATTGGAAAGCGTGGAAGGTGGGGAGCATGTCGCCCGCCACTCCTTCTTGGGCACTCAACCGTTGCTGCTCTTCCGCAGCAAAGGCGACACAGTGCTCATTGAGCGGGGCGGCAGCCTGCAAGTCTACCGGTTGCGACCAGGCGAAGACCCGCTGCATGTGCTCAAACGGACGATGCAGCAATTTCGCTTCGTCGCCGTGCCCGATTTGCCCCGTTTTTGCGGCGGCTTTGTCGGCTATATCGGTTACGACATGGTGCGTTTCTTTGAACGCTTGCCCGACCAGACGGTTGACGACTTGCAACTGCCCGATTGCTATTTGATGCTCGCCGACACGCTCGTCATCTTTGACCACTTAAAACGCAAGATGCGGGTTCTCGTCAATGCGCTCGTGGACGGTGACCCCGCGAAAGCCTACGACGCTGCCGTTGACCGCATTGAGAGCCTCATCCATCGGTTGCGCACGATTTCCATCAACGCTTTCACTGTGCCCCGGCTTGCGTCCCCTGTCTCGCGCCCCGTCATCTCCAACTTCACGCCCGAAGGGTTTTGCGGTGTCGTGGAGCGGGCGAAGGATTACATCGCCGCAGGCGACATCATTCAAGTCGTTTTGTCGCAACGCTTTCAGACGCAGGTGAGTGCCGCACCGTTTGACATCTACCGTGCGCTGCGGTCGGTCAACCCATCGCCCTACATGTTCTGTCTGAGTTTCGGCGACTTGAAGCTCATCGGCAGTTCGCCCGAAATTTTGGTCAGTTGCTTCGGGACAAAGGTCATCACACGCCCGCTGGCAGGCACGCGCCCTCGCGGGCAAACGCCCGAAGAGGACGAAGCGTTAGAACGGGAACTGCTCAACGACCCGAAAGAGCGCGCCGAACATATCATGCTGGTGGACTTGGGGCGCAACGACTTGGGACGGGTCTGCAAAATCGGGACGGTCAGAACGACCGAGTTGATGCGGGTTGAGCGCTACAGCCATGTCATGCACATCTACTCTACCGTTGAAGGCGAGTTGGACACGCGCCGCTACGACGCTTTTGACGCGCTGCGGGCGACTTTCCCCGCAGGCACGGTCACGGGCGCCCCGAAAATCCGAGCGATGGAGATCATTGAAGAACTGGAACCGACCAAACGCGGTCCTTACGCCGGCAGCGTCGGCTACTTCAGTTTCAACGGCAACATGGACATGGCGATCACCATCCGCACCATCGTGTTGAAAGGCGACACAGCGTTCGTGCAGGCAGGTGCAGGCATCGTCGCCGACAGCGTGCCCGAACGGGAGTTTCAGGAAACGGTCAACAAAGCCAAAGCGATGATGGCTGCGATAGAACTGGCAGAAAAGGGCTTGGAGTGA
- a CDS encoding Exo-oligoalginate lyase: MQRAEGIWLVVVFGGVVLGCGSAVSQAEVKAMALPPHPRLLLNGDGIAELKERIRRYDWVEAQWEALKKRADGVLNEPVNLPPRGGNWWHYYACPKHGASLRTGRQIGEWQWEHICPVDNERLPSDPTKPERDYDGVVISGIHQRYANAVRDLGIVYRVTGDRRYADKARAILLAYAERYLSYPLHDIRGRAQIGGGRVGPQTLDEAVWLVPMAQGADLIWETLSDTERQTLAHKLFLPAAKEVILPHRMGVHNIQCWKNSAVGLVGFLLGDERLIYEAIDNPERGYWTQMRKGVSPDGVWWEGAWGYHFYTLAALWPLTEAARNCGINLYGDELKRMFDAPFKFMMPNWRLPAFNDSTEVALLTEIGFARFGITQPIYELAYARYREPMYATLLARGDRRSDFALWFGVGALPPPQPLQWRSANYPASGYAVLAKGEGEQATWLCLKYGPHGGGHGHPDKLNFVLYARGQVLALDPGITRYGVPLHSGWFKTTLAHNTLIVDETNQKPAEGKCVAFGNEQGVDFVIADAGNIYDGVQFRRAIALLDENSIVVVDRIRCDSERLLDVALHLRGQWAQAPKGDRWTPPDKDGYRYLTDASVLRVDSAVTVTLRVRDEWQIAVTLLADAPIDLVTALGIGNHADDRVPMLMARRRADEMTLIWGISLNGQPLKVAWQHLPHAVAVQVTLPDGKQRALVADMEQGSMRVR; this comes from the coding sequence ATGCAACGGGCAGAAGGCATCTGGTTGGTGGTAGTGTTTGGCGGTGTGGTGCTTGGGTGTGGGAGTGCGGTGTCGCAAGCGGAGGTGAAGGCAATGGCGCTGCCGCCCCATCCGCGTTTGTTGCTCAACGGCGATGGCATTGCAGAACTGAAAGAGCGCATCCGCCGCTACGACTGGGTGGAAGCCCAATGGGAAGCGCTCAAAAAGCGTGCCGATGGGGTGCTGAACGAACCCGTCAACTTGCCCCCTCGCGGCGGCAACTGGTGGCACTATTACGCCTGTCCCAAACACGGCGCGTCGCTGCGGACGGGCAGGCAAATTGGCGAGTGGCAGTGGGAACACATCTGCCCCGTTGACAACGAACGGTTGCCCAGTGACCCGACAAAACCCGAACGCGACTACGACGGCGTCGTGATTTCGGGCATCCATCAGCGTTACGCCAACGCCGTTCGCGATTTAGGCATTGTCTACCGAGTCACAGGTGACCGCCGCTACGCCGACAAAGCGAGGGCGATTTTGCTGGCGTACGCCGAGCGTTACTTGAGTTATCCGTTGCACGATATTCGGGGCAGAGCGCAAATCGGGGGCGGGCGTGTCGGACCACAAACTTTGGACGAAGCCGTTTGGCTCGTCCCGATGGCGCAAGGTGCGGACTTGATTTGGGAGACGCTGAGCGACACAGAGCGCCAAACGCTGGCGCACAAATTGTTTTTGCCCGCCGCAAAAGAGGTCATCTTGCCCCACCGCATGGGCGTGCACAACATCCAGTGCTGGAAAAACAGCGCCGTCGGATTGGTCGGTTTTCTGCTGGGTGACGAGCGACTCATCTACGAAGCCATTGACAACCCCGAACGGGGCTATTGGACGCAAATGCGTAAGGGCGTTTCGCCTGATGGTGTTTGGTGGGAAGGCGCATGGGGCTATCACTTCTACACCCTGGCAGCGCTATGGCCTTTGACTGAGGCGGCGCGCAATTGCGGCATCAACCTTTACGGTGACGAACTCAAACGGATGTTTGATGCGCCTTTCAAGTTCATGATGCCCAACTGGCGGTTGCCTGCCTTCAATGACAGCACCGAAGTGGCGCTGCTGACGGAAATCGGGTTTGCCCGCTTCGGCATCACGCAACCGATTTATGAACTGGCTTACGCCAGGTATCGTGAACCGATGTATGCGACCTTGTTGGCGCGCGGCGACCGGAGAAGCGATTTTGCGCTGTGGTTTGGCGTCGGCGCATTGCCCCCACCGCAACCGCTGCAGTGGCGCAGCGCTAACTACCCCGCGTCGGGATACGCCGTTTTGGCGAAAGGCGAAGGCGAACAAGCGACTTGGCTGTGCCTGAAATATGGACCGCACGGCGGCGGACATGGTCACCCCGACAAACTCAACTTCGTCCTTTACGCGCGCGGACAAGTGCTGGCACTTGACCCTGGCATCACCCGCTACGGTGTGCCGTTGCACAGCGGTTGGTTCAAAACGACCTTGGCCCACAACACGCTCATCGTGGATGAGACGAACCAAAAGCCGGCTGAAGGTAAATGCGTGGCGTTCGGCAATGAGCAGGGCGTTGATTTCGTCATCGCCGACGCGGGCAACATTTACGACGGAGTGCAATTCCGCCGCGCCATCGCGTTGCTCGACGAGAACTCCATTGTCGTGGTTGATCGCATCCGCTGCGACAGTGAGCGGTTGCTGGATGTGGCGCTGCATTTGCGGGGGCAGTGGGCACAAGCGCCCAAAGGCGATCGCTGGACGCCACCGGACAAAGACGGCTACCGCTATCTGACCGATGCATCTGTGCTTCGCGTAGACAGCGCCGTGACCGTGACGCTGCGCGTCCGCGACGAATGGCAAATCGCTGTGACGCTCCTTGCCGATGCACCCATTGACCTTGTGACCGCATTGGGCATCGGCAATCACGCCGACGACCGCGTGCCGATGTTGATGGCGCGCCGGCGCGCTGACGAGATGACGCTCATTTGGGGCATCAGTTTGAACGGGCAACCCCTCAAGGTCGCGTGGCAGCACCTTCCACACGCCGTTGCAGTGCAGGTCACTTTGCCTGACGGAAAACAGCGGGCGCTTGTCGCCGACATGGAGCAAGGCAGCATGCGGGTGCGTTGA
- the purH gene encoding Bifunctional purine biosynthesis protein PurH: MTKRALLSVWDKRGLVAFAQGLHELGFALISTGGTAKALRDAGLPVTEVREVTQFPEILNGRVKTIHPFIAAGILARRDVAAHLRELEQLGIAPIDLVAVNLYPFREVVRQGVDELTALEHIDIGGVTLLRAAAKNYRDVVVVCDPADYLPVLRWLKDGAMPLKVRAELALKAFAHTAAYDAAVLSYFRQQTGILFPSELALGFVKRMDARYGENPHQQGAFYVDPLSEVPSVATAVQLSGKELSFNNIADLDAALNLVREFDRPAACIIKHTNPCGVAIGETLADAFAKARDADPEARFGGIIGVNRKVDGATADEILVQGSFYEAIIAPDYDPDALERIKTRKGWGETIRILSLQLGDQPLLPAVGAAELYVKSVTGGLLAQTADVDDVPSERWQVVTERAPTESEWRDLWFAWKVVKHVKSNAVVVAKNGATVGIGAGQMNRALSVKIAVELAGERAKGAVLASDAFFPMPDGPEIAAQAGVTAIVQPGGSKRDPDVIAACNRYGVAMVFTGRRHFRH; this comes from the coding sequence ATGACAAAGCGGGCGTTGCTTTCCGTTTGGGACAAACGCGGGTTGGTGGCGTTCGCGCAAGGGTTGCACGAATTGGGTTTTGCGTTGATTTCAACGGGCGGGACAGCAAAAGCCCTGCGGGACGCAGGGTTGCCCGTCACCGAAGTCCGCGAAGTCACCCAGTTTCCTGAAATCCTGAACGGGCGGGTCAAAACCATTCACCCCTTCATCGCGGCGGGCATCTTGGCGCGCCGCGATGTCGCCGCTCACCTGCGCGAATTGGAGCAATTAGGCATCGCACCCATTGACCTCGTTGCCGTCAACCTTTATCCGTTTCGTGAAGTCGTGCGACAAGGCGTGGATGAACTGACGGCGTTGGAGCACATTGACATCGGGGGCGTGACGCTGCTCAGAGCGGCGGCGAAAAATTACCGCGATGTCGTCGTCGTTTGCGACCCCGCCGATTACCTGCCAGTGTTGCGGTGGCTGAAGGACGGCGCAATGCCGCTAAAGGTGCGGGCGGAGTTGGCGTTAAAAGCCTTCGCCCACACCGCTGCTTACGACGCTGCCGTTCTGAGTTACTTCCGCCAGCAAACGGGCATTCTATTTCCGTCCGAACTGGCGCTTGGCTTCGTCAAGCGGATGGATGCCCGTTACGGCGAAAACCCTCATCAGCAAGGGGCGTTCTATGTTGACCCGCTTTCGGAAGTGCCGAGCGTGGCGACGGCGGTGCAACTTTCGGGCAAGGAGTTGTCGTTTAACAACATCGCCGATTTGGACGCTGCGCTCAACCTTGTCCGCGAGTTTGACCGACCCGCTGCATGCATCATCAAACACACCAACCCGTGCGGTGTGGCGATTGGCGAAACGCTGGCGGACGCCTTTGCAAAAGCGCGGGACGCCGACCCCGAAGCGCGCTTCGGTGGCATCATCGGCGTCAACCGCAAAGTGGACGGCGCAACCGCTGACGAAATCCTCGTGCAAGGCAGTTTTTACGAAGCCATCATCGCACCTGACTACGACCCTGACGCACTGGAACGCATCAAAACCCGTAAAGGCTGGGGTGAAACCATCCGCATTTTGAGTTTGCAGTTGGGCGACCAGCCGTTGCTGCCGGCGGTGGGCGCCGCCGAACTGTATGTCAAATCGGTGACAGGCGGTTTGCTGGCACAGACCGCCGATGTAGACGATGTGCCGTCAGAACGCTGGCAAGTCGTCACCGAACGAGCCCCGACGGAGAGCGAATGGCGCGATTTGTGGTTTGCGTGGAAAGTCGTCAAGCATGTCAAAAGCAACGCCGTCGTTGTGGCGAAAAACGGTGCGACCGTGGGCATCGGGGCGGGGCAGATGAACCGTGCCCTTTCCGTCAAGATCGCCGTTGAGTTAGCGGGTGAACGGGCGAAAGGGGCGGTGCTCGCCAGCGACGCTTTCTTCCCGATGCCCGACGGTCCTGAAATCGCCGCACAAGCAGGTGTCACCGCCATCGTCCAACCAGGCGGCAGCAAACGCGACCCCGATGTCATCGCCGCCTGCAACCGCTACGGCGTTGCGATGGTCTTCACAGGCAGGCGCCACTTTCGGCATTGA